A stretch of DNA from Paenibacillus albus:
CCCATGCAGCCACTGCCTCCGCTGATCCGTCCAGATAGCCATGATCTGCAAGCTGCGACGGTCGTTGGCATCCAATCAGCATTGCCCCGAGTGTCTGAATACTGCAGCTGATCGTCCCGCTAGCAGATGCTTCCCCAGCAAGAAGCGCAGCCTCCGCTCTCCCATCCGCGCTAACCGAAACCTCCCATACTCCGTTATTCCACTCGGCATGCTCGTCAACGAGGCTCACTTGCAATACACTCCCCTGCGCCGAACCCGCAAACCTGTATTGCTTCACGAAAGCCGCCGCGTCAACGACACGGAACATGAAATTCGAGTGCAGCTCATGCTGCAGCTTAGGCTCCGCCATCCCGAACAGAAATGCCTCATCGGCAGGAGCCGTAAACTTCAGCCTTGAAACGACCGAGTCGTGATTCCGGATGAACTGCCACAAGCCGTTCCTGCTCTCAAGGTCCAGATAGACAAGCTCATGCATATTCAGATGCCGATCCTTGATGTCATACAGCATATAACCTGTCGGCTCGCCGCTGCCCGCCGCATAATAAACCGCCAAGCTGCCCAGCTTGCGCCGAAAAACATGGTTCAGCCACCAATTCTCATCTCGCCGCAGCATGCCGTTATACCTTTTTGCATAGTTGTCATAGACGCGGTCTGCCTCTGTCCAGCCCTCTGCCCGAAGTCGCTTCACGGCACCAGACGCAGTCGGATACTTTGGTGCGGCACCAAGCTCAAGCGTATACAAGCTCTGCACGGAGAAATATTCCCAGCCGTACTTGCGATAGAATCCGTACGCGAATGGGTTCAGCATAGAAACGGTTTGCCCCCGCTCACGCATCTCTGCAAGACTTCTCACGAGCAGCTTGCCCACCATGCCCTGCCTGCGAAGCTCTGGGTAAGAGGACACGGAAGCGATGCCGCCCATCGCGATTTTCTCCCCTTGCACATAGATCGTAAGCGGCAAAATTTCCAGCTGAGCAGCGAGCTGACCGTCGACGAAATAGCCGAGATATTGATCCATCTTCAGCTTGGGAAGACGCTGTTCGATGTCACTCTCGCTGAAACGGATCGCGAAGGCCGCCTGAGTCAGCTCGAGGGATTGCCGCACTTCCTCTTGCCTGATCGTTCTGATCATGCTGTTTCCCCCCTTTTGACTTCACTATAGCGAATTGCCGCAGCACCTGATACAGGCAGTATTTGATATGGTTCATTTTATTTGGATTACCCAAAAATACAGTGAAGTTATGAAAATAAGACCATTGTTCAATCGCCCGCTATTCTATAAACTTAATGTAAACAGGCTTGAAAACATACCAAGATGAAAGGGTTGTTTTCATGAATCGAATTGCGTCGCTGCTTGCGTTCCCGATTGCCCGCATTAAGTCGCCCTCCCTTTTCCTCTGGCTCCTGATCAGCTATATCACAATAGTGACACTGCTCGTTTCTTTCATTCTGTATTCCGTCTTCTTCTACCGAGGCCACATTAAAGAAGAAGTCATTACCTACAATAACCTCAACTTGAAAAATACGATCGACAGCTACGAAGGCAAAATCAGCCTCATCGAAAACTCCATCCTCTCCTTCTCCATGAACGACAAAATCGCTGCGCTCGACAAACCGAACTTCGATTACGCAGCAGGCAGCAAGCTAATTGATGAGCTCCAGATGTACCTCTCTAATCAATCGCTCTATCTCGAGAATATGATTATTTACTTCCAGAAGAGCAACGTCACCATTGAGAAATCCCGCGGCGCCGATGCCGATGTGATGTTCCAGCGCTATTACAGCAGCAAGGACTACTCGTACGAGTTCTGGAAATCACAATTCGATAACCTTTATGTCACCCGAATTTTGCCTGCATCGACCTTTTCCGAGTATGAATATTTGAACAAGAAAGTAAGCACCCAGCTCATTCCGATCGTCATCAAGAACCAGACGAATCCTTCTGTCCTCATCATCGCTTTTGCGGATGCACGGAAGATGTTCGAAGCGTTCCACCAATCCATTACGAACGAATTCTACATCGTAGATGATGTGCAGCGCCCTTATTTCTCGAGCGGCGGAGCGGATGAGACATTCCCTGCTTTTGACCGAAACTCCAGCTTTGTGAAGCACGGAAACAATTATTATTTCTATAAGAAGGGCGATACGAGCAGGCTCACCTACGTCAACGTCATTCCGGATGACACGATCTCGCAGATGAAATGGAACATTAACTTCGTCCTGCTGCTCGCGCTCGCGGTTGTCATCAGCATTCTCGCGGCCTTCCTGTTCAGCGTGCAGTTCAACCGTCCAGTCAAGCAGCTCGTGCTTGCGATTCAGCAGCTAACGACCGGGTTCCCTTGGCAGAAGCATAGCAGCATCAAGGAGTTCGCGATTATTCAAGATAAGGTCCGCCACCTGCTCGACTCCAACTTTGATATCAGTCAGAACCTCGAAGAGAAGAATTCGCTGCTGCGCCATTATGCATATATCAATCAATTGAAGAACATCCGGGGCAATGCCAGCTATCTGACGGATCTGATCAAGAGCAACCAGCCGTACCGGGTTGTGTTGTTCAAGCTGACTTTCCGGCCGCAGCTGCTCGAAGAAATCGCTGATGACGAGGAACGCGCAACGTTATTTATTAGAGCTTATATTGATAAAATCTTAACTGAGAAGTATCCCGATTCGCTTACCCTCCAGCTCGAGAGCGATCAACTGCTGTCTGTCATTTACTCGGGCGACGCTGAACTGAGTCTGGAAGATACGCTCGACGGACTCAAAGAAGTGCTAGAGCTTGACCAAGCATACTGCTTCTCGACGATAGCGGTAAGTGCCCGTTACGAGCGGCAGGAAGAGTTCAAGGTGTCCTTCGAGCAGGTGAAGTCGCTGCTGCAGCATCGCAAATTCGGCAGCGATAACCAGGTGCTGTGGGAGTCGGCAGATTCGAAGCTGGCGAATTATTACTTGATGCCTGCGCAGGAGGAAGAGTTGAATGCAAGCCTGACCAGCGGCAATGAAGGACAGCTCATTCAGTTCGTGAAGCGGGAGCTTGCGGCTATTCGGAAGAAGGAAGCAGGCGAGCATGAGGTAAGGAGCTTCGTAAGCTGCATTGTCGACCGTGCGAAGCGAGCGTTCATCGTCAACCAGCTTGATATCGAGCTGCTCCAAACGATGCAGACGCGTCTTGCACACTGCCATACTTTCGAGGAGCTGGAGCTCGTGTTCGAAGAGTGGCTGCCGCGGCTGACGGACCTGATCAAGAGCAAGAAGGAGAAGAAGGATCATATTACGAGCTTCGTGTTCGACTATCTGGAGCAGCACTATGCCCACGATATTACGCTCGATATGATGGCCGACAAGCTGAACATTACACGCAGCTACCTGTCGACGTATTTCAGAGAGAAGACGGGTACCTACTTCGTCGACTATGTGAATTTGATCCGGGTAAGCCGGGCGAAGGAGCTGCTCTCCCGCTCCGACGTCAAGATCGGGGACGCCGCCGCACGGGTCGGCTACCAGAATATCAATTCATTCAATCGAATGTTTAAGAAGTTTACCGGCGTGACGCCGAGCGAGTTCCGCAAGGTGGAGCGGGCTTGAAGCTAATCGCA
This window harbors:
- a CDS encoding GNAT family N-acetyltransferase, with amino-acid sequence MIRTIRQEEVRQSLELTQAAFAIRFSESDIEQRLPKLKMDQYLGYFVDGQLAAQLEILPLTIYVQGEKIAMGGIASVSSYPELRRQGMVGKLLVRSLAEMRERGQTVSMLNPFAYGFYRKYGWEYFSVQSLYTLELGAAPKYPTASGAVKRLRAEGWTEADRVYDNYAKRYNGMLRRDENWWLNHVFRRKLGSLAVYYAAGSGEPTGYMLYDIKDRHLNMHELVYLDLESRNGLWQFIRNHDSVVSRLKFTAPADEAFLFGMAEPKLQHELHSNFMFRVVDAAAFVKQYRFAGSAQGSVLQVSLVDEHAEWNNGVWEVSVSADGRAEAALLAGEASASGTISCSIQTLGAMLIGCQRPSQLADHGYLDGSAEAVAAWEQAIPRRISYMTDFF
- a CDS encoding helix-turn-helix domain-containing protein, coding for MNRIASLLAFPIARIKSPSLFLWLLISYITIVTLLVSFILYSVFFYRGHIKEEVITYNNLNLKNTIDSYEGKISLIENSILSFSMNDKIAALDKPNFDYAAGSKLIDELQMYLSNQSLYLENMIIYFQKSNVTIEKSRGADADVMFQRYYSSKDYSYEFWKSQFDNLYVTRILPASTFSEYEYLNKKVSTQLIPIVIKNQTNPSVLIIAFADARKMFEAFHQSITNEFYIVDDVQRPYFSSGGADETFPAFDRNSSFVKHGNNYYFYKKGDTSRLTYVNVIPDDTISQMKWNINFVLLLALAVVISILAAFLFSVQFNRPVKQLVLAIQQLTTGFPWQKHSSIKEFAIIQDKVRHLLDSNFDISQNLEEKNSLLRHYAYINQLKNIRGNASYLTDLIKSNQPYRVVLFKLTFRPQLLEEIADDEERATLFIRAYIDKILTEKYPDSLTLQLESDQLLSVIYSGDAELSLEDTLDGLKEVLELDQAYCFSTIAVSARYERQEEFKVSFEQVKSLLQHRKFGSDNQVLWESADSKLANYYLMPAQEEELNASLTSGNEGQLIQFVKRELAAIRKKEAGEHEVRSFVSCIVDRAKRAFIVNQLDIELLQTMQTRLAHCHTFEELELVFEEWLPRLTDLIKSKKEKKDHITSFVFDYLEQHYAHDITLDMMADKLNITRSYLSTYFREKTGTYFVDYVNLIRVSRAKELLSRSDVKIGDAAARVGYQNINSFNRMFKKFTGVTPSEFRKVERA